The segment CTGCTCGGCGACCTCGCGAGGGGAATAAAGCCTCACGATCCCCTCGAATCGCGGGCTGTCGAACCACGCTCGGACCTCCGCGACCTGCTGCTCGAACGAGTTCATCCGGAATGCCCGCCTCTCTCCCCGTCCCGCGTTGCGACGAAGTCCAGGTTCTCCGTGATCCGCGTGCCGTTCCCGGAGTACGCGTCCATGTACAGGGTGATCCGTCGTTTCGCCTCGTCGAGATCGTGGTTGTTCAGGTTGATGTTGAGGAGGTCGATGTACCACGGTGCCTTGACGTCGCTCCGCACGTACCTTTCGACGATCTCGCGTGCGATCGGCAGCGTGGTGCTCTTGGAGTTGTCGTGAACGTCCCGGTTGCCCGCGACGCGGAGCTTCGCGTACTCGGAGACGAGCAGCTTGAGGAAGAGCTCCGCGGTGAACGGATCGCCGGCCGTCGTCCCGGTCTCGGAATCGGCCTCGGTCATGCGGGCGCGCTTGTGCAGCCACTCCCAGAGGATGCTCAGGCGGATCTCGCCCGTCGCCATGTCCTCCATCAGGTAGAGGACGTCGTCGTTCCCGAAGAAGTCGGCGGGCTTGAGCGCGGCCGCTTGAAACCCCTGTCCGAACGCGTTGCCGTACTGCAGCGCGACGTTCAGCAGGTCGCGCGCCCCTCGGACGGTTCGGGGCGCGGGCTCGAGCGACGTCAGGCCGGCCGCATCGGCCCCGGTGTAGGTGAGGCGGGGGAACGGACGGCCGAGCTGGTTGTCCTCTCCGATGCTCTCCCAAACGGGGCGCACGATGTGCACCATCTTCCAGTGCGCGACCCATTTCCCGCTCGCGCCCTCGCGCTGTTCCCGCGCGGCGCCCGCGACGGCCTTCCGCATCCCGCTGTCCACACCGGCACCCGAGCCGACGGGGATGTTGGGCTCCATCCCCCCCTGCCACAGCGCGAACCTCTCCTCCCGGTCGGGCGTGTTCACGGCGCGGCGGACGCGGTCCTCGTAATTCCTCATGTACCCGTAGGTCATCGTGACGGCGTCGATGTTGGGGTTCTGGAAATCGGGGTCCCACGCCATCGCATCGGAAACGCTGTTGATGTAGTCCCAGCGGCCGGTATTGAAGCCGACGAAGTGCGGGCCGAGAGCCGCGCGGATCTCCATGAGCTGGAAGCTGGCCTCGAGCTGCTCGACGAGCACGTAGACCTTGACGGTGCCTCGGCCCAGGCCGAGGTGCGCTTCGAGCGCGGAGAGGATGTCGCTCCACAACGCGGCTTCCTCGGCCGTCTGGATCTTGGGGAGGTACAGGACCACGGAGGCGCCGGAGCCGCGAAGGGTTCCCTGGTTGTGCACGACGTACAGGACGGCATCGACGATCGATGCCGAGAACCCCCTGCCGTCGCTCCACCGCACGTGACGGTCGTCCAGGTGGAGCCCCCGGGCCCGAAAGATCCGCGTCGTGAACTCGAGCTGCTTCCTCCAGTCCTCGATGATCGGACGCCCGAAGAAGCCCCTCGCCCAGGCGTTCATCTCCTCGGCCACCTCGGCCGCAACCTGCAGGAAGAGCGGGCTCGATCCGATCGCCAGCTTGAGGTTCCGCTGGTTGTCGAGCGACATCGTCGAGATCTGACCGAGCGCGTCCTCGCCATCGAACATCCACCCGTCGGCGCCGGACAGCAGGGCGTAGGCGACGTTGCGGATGCTCTTCTCGAGAGTCTCGTTCGGCTTCGCCGCGGGACCCGTCCCCTGGATCCACTGACGCCTCAGATCGGGAGGAATCTCGCCGCCCGAGAAGTTCCCCTCCCTGGCGTCACGGACCCTGATCCGCGTTCGCGGAATCGCGGATTCAGGGTCGAGGAATCCGATCCTCTCCCTGTTTCGCGCCCGCTCCGCTCTCCTCCGGGTGCGAGCGTCCATAAGCGCTCTGCGATCCGAATCGAATCCCGCCAGAGCGGCGAAAGCCGACAACGCGTCAGGGGTGAAGACGTCCGGGTACTCTCGCTGGACGCCGGCACGAAGCTCGAGGCCGGGGGCGCCGCCGGGCGCGCCGGTATCCCCAGGTCTCGCGTCCGCGCCACGACTCAAGAGTGACCCCCGCTGCCGCGCCCGGTCCGGCCCCGCCCGGGGGCCAGACGCCGCCCATCCATCATACGATGACGGGGGGCGCCGCGGGATCTCCACGCCGGGGTCGAAGGCGTGAGTCTGCAGAATGGCCTTGACTGGGCAGAATATCCGGATATTATTCCCTTGTGGGTCAAATTATCAAGAGACTGCTCGCGCTCCCCGATCTCACCCGACACTCGGTCTTCCTGTGGGGACCGCGCAGGACGGGGAAGACGTTCTGGATCCGACAGCACCTCGCCGGCTCGCCGTTGATCGACCTCCTCGAGACCGACGTGTTCGCCGACTACGCCAGTCGGCCGGCGCTACTCCGGGAGCGATTCTCCGCGCCGGGGGCCGCGAAAGGACGGGGCCCGATCGTCATCGACGAGGTTCAAAAGCTCCCCGTCCTGCTCGACGAGGTTCACTGGCTGATCGAGAACCGGAAGCTCACGTTCCTTCTGACGGGTTCGAGCGCGCGGAAGCTGCGGCGGGGCCACGCCAACCTGCTCGGGGGTCGCGCCCGTCGCCGGGAGATGAGGCCGCTGTGCTTCCCGGAGATCGATCGCCTCGACCTCGAGCGGATCGTCTCGAGCGGGCTTCTTCCGCCGCACTTCCTCTCGGAGGATCCGTCGGACGACATCCGGTCGTACGTCAACGACTACCTCAAGGAGGAGATCGTCTCGGAGGGCGTCGCGGTCAGCCTTCCGGCCTTCACCGATTTCCTGCGCGTCGCCGCGATCACGAGCAGCGAGCTGCTCAACTACACGAACGTGGCGCGCGAGGTCGGCGTGTCCGCCAAGGTCGTCCGCGGCTACTTCGACCTTCTCGAGGACACGATGCTGAGCTTCCGAGTCGCGCCCTGGACGAAGAGCCCGAACCGCCGGATGATCCAGACGCCGAAGTTCTACCTGTTCGACGTCGGGATCGCGAACCACCTGGCCCGCCGGCGGCCGGCGCCCGGGACGCCGGAGTTCGGGAAGAGCGTCGAGCACCTCGTGCTGATGGAGCTGCAGGCCTTCCGCTCCTATCGAAGCCCGGATCTCGATATTCGCTACTGGCGCACGAGCACCGGGCAAGAGGTCGACTTCGTGCTGAACGACATGGAGGTCGCGATCGAGGTCAAGGCGTCCGCCCGCGTCGCGGACGCCGCGCTCAAGCCCCTGGCCGCTCTCGGCGACGACGGCAGGGTGCGGCGGCGAATCGTGGTGTGCCTCGAGCGCCAGCCTCGTGAGGTCGGCGACCGTCACGGCCGGGTCAGGCTTCTTCCGATCCGAGAGTTCCTCGAGGAGCTGTGGGCCGGAAGGATCGTCTCGCCCGCGTAGTCGAGCGCCCAATCCTCAGGGACAGGGCGCCGCGTTCGGCCGGTCGTCGCGGCCAGGACGAGGAGAGCGGCGGTCAAAGGAAGCCGGCGCGGGACGCCGAGCATCGTGAAGACCATGACGCCGGTGGCCGACGGAGATCCCTCCGGCGCACCCGTCGGCGCCGAACGCGGGAGGCCGTGTCCCGCTCCGTGGTGCCGTGGCCCTCAGGGGCAGGGCGAGGGGTTCGGACGGGGCGTCCCGCTGGAGTCCGTTCCGAGCGTGCTCTCGCCGCAGTCGTTCCGTCCCGAGACCAGGTAGTGGAAGAACTGCCCGACGGACGGGACCTGCGAGTCGGCGACCGAGCCCGCCGCGAGGTTCGAGGACAGGCACGGGTGGGCCCAGGTCCACGCGCCGTTCACGGTTCCCCGGTAGACGTTGAATCGGCCCGACCCGTTCAGGGACCCCCAGCCGAGCGTCGCCTTGTCGGCGGCCCACGAGAGGCCCGACGCGCCCTCGACCCCAAGGAGGCTCGACGGGCATGCGCAGTACACCCCGCCCAGCTGCGTGTTCTGCCCGATGCCGCCCCAGACGATCATCCGGCCGTTCCCGGTCCAGACCGCCTTGTGCGCGTAGCGCGCGGTCGGCGCATCGAGCGACGAGACGCTGCCGCGGGGCCACGTCCCGCCCACCGGCGAGGGGGTATAGCGCTTCCCGTCCCCGTACACCCTCGAGCCCGCGCCGCTCTCGCCGCCCCAGACGATCATCTCCCCGCCGTCCCAGACCGCCGTGTGCTGGGCGCGCGCGACGGGCGAGTCGGTCGCCGTCATCGCCGTCCAGCCGCCGAGAATCTCGTTCGGGACGATGCCGCCGGTGCTCAGCTCGTTCGTGCCGTCCGTGCCGCCCCAGACGATCATCTGGCTTCCCGTCCAGACGGCGGAGTGCAGGAAGCGCGCGGAGGGCACGCCTCCCTTCGTGCTGATCCCCGTCCAGGTGTTCGAGGCCGGCGTGTACATCGCGCCGTTCCCGTAGACGTTCGAGGCGAGGTCGTGGCCTCCCCACACCCACATCGACGCCCCGTTCCAGATCGCGGTGTGCTCGTAGCGGCCGGCGAGCGTCGTCGCTGCGATGACCTGCCAGGTCCCGCCGGACGGGGTGTAGATCGCGCCGTCGTTGAACGCGGTGCCGCCGTTCTCTCCCCCCCACACGATCATCCCCGTGCCGGTCCAGACGGCGGTGGCCTTCTCCCGCGCCGCGATCGGGGCGAAGCTGAGGAAGTCCCAGCCGCCGAGCGACGGATCGAAGTACCAGAGCGTGTTCCAGTACTCCCCGTCGTACCCGCCGAACACCAGCATCTGGGTCCCCGTCCAGACGGCGCAGTGATAGGCGTACGACACGCCCCACTGGCCGCTGTCGATGTTGGCCCAGCTGGCCATCGCGGGATCGAACGCGCCGCCGTTCAGCTCGACGCCGGACACGTCGAACCCGCCCCAGACCCACATCTGCGTTCCGGTCCAGATCGTGCTGAACCCCCATCGCGCGGTGGGAGGGCTCCCCGCGGTCGCCACCGTGCTCGTCGGCACCCAGGAGTCGCTCGCGGGGCTGTACCGCCCGCCCGTGTTCTTGTCGTGGAACGCGCCGTCGTCTCCGCCCCACACGATCATCTCCGTCCCCGTCCAGACCGCCACGTGGTTCCGGCGCGCGGCCGGCGCGCCGCTCGAGCTCGGGATGATCCACAGGTTCGTGTTCGGATCGTATCGGCCCCCGGAGCCGAAGAGGGTCGGGCCGGCGAACGCCCATCCGCCCCACACGATCATCTCGGTGCCGGTCCAGATCGCGGTGTGGCCGTGCCGCCCGCTCGGCGCGCCGGAGGTCGCGGTCGCGGACCAGGCGCCCGATCCGGGATCGTAGATGCCGCCGTCGTTGAGATCCGCGGACGAGTTGTCACCGCCCCAGACGATCATCCGGCTGCCCGTCGAGACCGCGGTGAAGAACTCGCGTGCCGAGGGGGCGCCGACGACCGACATGGCGTTCCACGAGTTCGTCGAAGGGCTGTACCGGCTCCC is part of the Terriglobia bacterium genome and harbors:
- a CDS encoding malate synthase codes for the protein MSRGADARPGDTGAPGGAPGLELRAGVQREYPDVFTPDALSAFAALAGFDSDRRALMDARTRRRAERARNRERIGFLDPESAIPRTRIRVRDAREGNFSGGEIPPDLRRQWIQGTGPAAKPNETLEKSIRNVAYALLSGADGWMFDGEDALGQISTMSLDNQRNLKLAIGSSPLFLQVAAEVAEEMNAWARGFFGRPIIEDWRKQLEFTTRIFRARGLHLDDRHVRWSDGRGFSASIVDAVLYVVHNQGTLRGSGASVVLYLPKIQTAEEAALWSDILSALEAHLGLGRGTVKVYVLVEQLEASFQLMEIRAALGPHFVGFNTGRWDYINSVSDAMAWDPDFQNPNIDAVTMTYGYMRNYEDRVRRAVNTPDREERFALWQGGMEPNIPVGSGAGVDSGMRKAVAGAAREQREGASGKWVAHWKMVHIVRPVWESIGEDNQLGRPFPRLTYTGADAAGLTSLEPAPRTVRGARDLLNVALQYGNAFGQGFQAAALKPADFFGNDDVLYLMEDMATGEIRLSILWEWLHKRARMTEADSETGTTAGDPFTAELFLKLLVSEYAKLRVAGNRDVHDNSKSTTLPIAREIVERYVRSDVKAPWYIDLLNINLNNHDLDEAKRRITLYMDAYSGNGTRITENLDFVATRDGERGGHSG
- a CDS encoding ATP-binding protein, with amino-acid sequence MGQIIKRLLALPDLTRHSVFLWGPRRTGKTFWIRQHLAGSPLIDLLETDVFADYASRPALLRERFSAPGAAKGRGPIVIDEVQKLPVLLDEVHWLIENRKLTFLLTGSSARKLRRGHANLLGGRARRREMRPLCFPEIDRLDLERIVSSGLLPPHFLSEDPSDDIRSYVNDYLKEEIVSEGVAVSLPAFTDFLRVAAITSSELLNYTNVAREVGVSAKVVRGYFDLLEDTMLSFRVAPWTKSPNRRMIQTPKFYLFDVGIANHLARRRPAPGTPEFGKSVEHLVLMELQAFRSYRSPDLDIRYWRTSTGQEVDFVLNDMEVAIEVKASARVADAALKPLAALGDDGRVRRRIVVCLERQPREVGDRHGRVRLLPIREFLEELWAGRIVSPA